A single Candidatus Hydrogenedentota bacterium DNA region contains:
- a CDS encoding 1-deoxy-D-xylulose-5-phosphate reductoisomerase, with the protein MSEARGTRRLVILGSTGSIGVSALEVVRRYRDRFEVVGLGAHANVDLLTAQMQEFRPPFAALADRAAARRLRAAIPSANILDGPEGLEALAALDVDVVLCAMVGAAGLQPVLRAIDAGNAVALANKEPVVMAGRLIMERAARRGVPVLPVDSEHNAIFQCIQGHAKEDVRSIHLTASGGPFYGRPRVALRDVTPEQATRHPTWKMGAKVSVDSATLMNKGLEIIEAMWLFDLPARKIEVIIHPQSVVHGLVEFNDGHILAHLSVTDMKFPILFALTYPERVASPMERLNLAALQSLSFDAPDFDAFPCLAYARQAAFEGGTAPAILNAANEEAVAAFCARRISFLGISDVVGDVCDACAVVADNNLETVLAADEEARRRARAAVETMIARV; encoded by the coding sequence GTGAGCGAAGCCCGGGGCACAAGGCGTCTTGTCATTCTGGGGTCTACGGGCTCGATCGGCGTCAGCGCGCTCGAGGTCGTACGCCGGTACCGCGACCGTTTCGAGGTCGTTGGGCTCGGTGCGCACGCTAACGTCGACCTCTTGACCGCCCAGATGCAGGAATTTCGCCCGCCCTTTGCCGCGTTGGCGGACCGTGCAGCCGCCCGCCGGTTGCGCGCTGCCATCCCTTCCGCGAACATCCTGGATGGCCCCGAGGGTCTGGAAGCGCTGGCGGCGCTTGATGTGGATGTCGTGCTGTGCGCGATGGTGGGCGCGGCGGGGCTGCAGCCTGTATTGCGCGCCATTGACGCGGGGAATGCCGTCGCCTTGGCGAACAAGGAACCCGTCGTGATGGCGGGCCGCCTGATTATGGAGCGTGCCGCGCGGCGGGGCGTTCCGGTATTGCCCGTGGACAGTGAGCACAATGCGATATTCCAGTGCATTCAGGGGCACGCGAAAGAAGACGTGCGCAGTATCCATCTTACGGCTTCCGGCGGTCCGTTTTATGGCCGACCGCGCGTGGCGCTGCGTGACGTCACGCCGGAACAGGCGACGCGGCATCCAACGTGGAAGATGGGCGCCAAGGTCAGCGTGGATTCCGCGACGCTCATGAACAAGGGGCTCGAGATTATTGAGGCCATGTGGCTTTTTGATCTTCCGGCGCGGAAAATTGAGGTGATTATTCATCCACAGAGCGTGGTGCACGGACTGGTCGAGTTCAATGACGGGCATATCCTGGCCCATCTTAGCGTTACCGACATGAAATTCCCCATTCTGTTTGCATTGACCTATCCGGAGCGGGTGGCCTCGCCGATGGAACGCCTGAACCTCGCCGCGCTTCAGAGCCTTTCCTTTGACGCGCCGGATTTTGATGCGTTTCCCTGTCTGGCCTATGCCCGGCAGGCCGCTTTCGAGGGCGGCACCGCGCCCGCTATCCTGAATGCCGCGAACGAAGAGGCCGTGGCGGCGTTCTGCGCCCGCCGCATCTCCTTCTTGGGCATCAGCGATGTCGTCGGCGACGTATGCGATGCGTGTGCGGTGGTCGCGGACAATAACCTCGAGACCGTCCTTGCGGCGGACGAAGAGGCGCGGCGCCGCGCGCGCGCCGCGGTCGAAACCATGATTGCGAGGGTGTGA
- a CDS encoding site-2 protease family protein — MMSLIFSILIFIVVLGVLIFFHELGHFLAAKACGVYVDRFSLGMPPRLIGVRIGETDYCLGALPIGGYVKMAGQEDSPMTDEERDQTYGHVPEHRWFNKKPVWQRFIVVIAGPLMNFVLAVLLYAALAMTGPMVPEWEVTGRIGKVAEDAPALTAPLYIERPGAEPGAYSGEPDAVGWQTGDVVREIDGEAVDSFTDIALNALLGGAGRVCHVELERTNDDGSTTRYVSPISPKVIGDEEHPRFGVAQFQTALVEKVVPDMPASGL, encoded by the coding sequence GTGATGTCGCTTATCTTCAGTATCTTGATCTTTATCGTTGTCCTTGGCGTGCTGATTTTCTTTCACGAATTGGGCCATTTCCTCGCTGCGAAGGCCTGCGGCGTCTACGTGGACCGGTTTAGCCTCGGCATGCCGCCGCGCCTGATCGGCGTGCGAATCGGGGAAACGGACTACTGTCTTGGCGCTCTGCCCATCGGCGGATACGTCAAGATGGCGGGGCAGGAAGACTCGCCAATGACGGATGAGGAGCGTGACCAGACCTATGGCCATGTGCCCGAGCACCGGTGGTTCAACAAGAAACCCGTCTGGCAGCGCTTCATCGTCGTGATTGCGGGGCCGCTCATGAACTTCGTGCTGGCCGTGTTGCTGTACGCGGCGCTGGCCATGACGGGGCCCATGGTTCCCGAGTGGGAGGTGACCGGGCGAATCGGCAAAGTGGCGGAGGACGCGCCCGCGCTGACCGCGCCGCTCTATATCGAACGGCCCGGCGCTGAACCCGGCGCGTACAGCGGCGAACCGGACGCCGTCGGCTGGCAGACGGGCGATGTGGTGCGCGAAATCGACGGCGAAGCGGTGGACAGTTTCACGGATATCGCGCTGAACGCCTTGCTGGGCGGCGCCGGCCGCGTATGCCATGTGGAGCTCGAACGCACGAATGACGATGGTTCCACAACGCGGTATGTCTCGCCCATTTCACCGAAGGTGATCGGCGACGAGGAACATCCGCGTTTTGGCGTGGCGCAGTTCCAGACGGCCCTGGTCGAGAAGGTCGTCCCGGATATGCCCGCCAGCGGACTCGA
- a CDS encoding HPr family phosphocarrier protein, producing MVEIAKILRVTNQKGLHARPAQKLVRTILNYKCDTYITLNGYRVNAKSIMGVLTLAATQGTDLTVTCAGEDAAEAMAALEKLFKTGFKDE from the coding sequence ATGGTGGAAATTGCCAAGATACTCAGGGTAACGAATCAGAAGGGCTTACACGCGCGGCCCGCGCAGAAGCTTGTTCGCACGATATTAAACTATAAATGTGATACTTATATCACGCTGAACGGATACCGGGTCAACGCGAAGAGCATTATGGGCGTGTTGACGCTGGCGGCCACGCAGGGAACGGACCTGACGGTGACATGCGCGGGAGAGGACGCGGCTGAGGCGATGGCGGCGCTGGAGAAGCTCTTCAAGACGGGGTTCAAGGACGAATAG
- the ptsP gene encoding phosphoenolpyruvate--protein phosphotransferase, with the protein MEKRLQGIGVSPGIAIGKTLPFDVRRLDVPRYEVTDIQTETRRLSAAIEAVREELTSLYRRTAEQLGEKHADIFKAHIMLLDDVVLREEVARQVQEEKLNVEYVLDEFVQRYAAVMRVADDPRFRERTADLLDVLDRILGHLLDAERPDLRRLKEPSVVVAHHLAPSDAAGMDVGNVLALALDTGSATSHTAILARAFEIPAVMGVEGLSQHCESEATIVVDGLQGVVVIDPAPETMARYRRQEAELQRQWASLALTDRARPCATVDGIEVPLMANIELPFEIEHSLTARAQGIGLYRTEYLFLNRKSPPSEEEQYDAYMEASQKAHPFPVVLRTMDIGGDKFVAYLQQDREENPQMGWRAIRFCLERPDIFKAQLRAMLRASVQGNVQVMFPMISGVEELRRVKIVLEAIREELTRENVPFDGSLKVGTMIEVPSAVATANRLAQECDFFSIGTNDLIQYSLAVDRENSRIAYLYEPAHPAVLRMVRWTAQAAREGGIPCGICGEMAGDPLYTELLIGLGVTSLSMSSISIPMVREVVTHTTIGAARELAEEALRLATAADIKRLLRRHIESRGILESYVAQLKDADAGRYAP; encoded by the coding sequence GTGGAAAAGCGGTTACAAGGCATAGGGGTATCGCCGGGCATCGCGATCGGCAAGACGCTTCCGTTCGATGTCCGCCGCTTGGACGTGCCTCGCTACGAAGTAACGGATATTCAGACGGAAACCCGCCGGCTTAGCGCCGCCATCGAGGCCGTGCGCGAGGAATTGACCTCGCTTTACCGCCGCACCGCGGAGCAATTGGGGGAGAAGCACGCGGATATCTTCAAAGCGCATATCATGCTGCTCGACGACGTGGTGTTGCGCGAGGAAGTCGCGAGACAAGTCCAGGAAGAGAAGTTGAATGTCGAGTACGTGCTCGATGAGTTCGTGCAACGCTATGCGGCCGTCATGCGCGTGGCGGACGATCCCCGCTTCCGGGAGCGCACGGCCGACCTGCTTGATGTCCTGGACCGCATTCTGGGACATCTGCTCGACGCGGAACGGCCGGACCTGCGCCGTCTGAAGGAGCCCAGCGTCGTCGTGGCGCATCACCTGGCCCCAAGCGACGCGGCGGGCATGGACGTCGGCAACGTGCTGGCTCTCGCGTTGGATACGGGCAGCGCAACGTCGCACACGGCCATTCTTGCGCGCGCCTTCGAGATCCCGGCGGTGATGGGCGTGGAAGGGCTCAGTCAGCATTGCGAAAGTGAAGCCACCATAGTCGTGGACGGGCTGCAGGGCGTAGTCGTGATTGACCCGGCCCCCGAAACGATGGCGCGGTACCGCCGGCAAGAGGCGGAACTTCAGAGGCAATGGGCCTCGCTCGCGCTTACGGACCGCGCGAGACCTTGCGCCACGGTCGACGGCATCGAAGTGCCGCTCATGGCCAATATCGAGCTTCCGTTCGAGATTGAACACAGCCTGACCGCCCGTGCGCAGGGCATCGGCCTGTACCGCACCGAATACCTGTTCCTGAACCGCAAATCACCGCCTTCCGAGGAAGAGCAATACGACGCCTACATGGAAGCGTCTCAGAAGGCGCATCCTTTCCCAGTAGTGCTGCGCACGATGGACATCGGAGGCGACAAGTTTGTCGCCTATCTGCAGCAGGATCGCGAAGAAAACCCGCAGATGGGCTGGCGCGCGATCCGTTTCTGCCTCGAGCGGCCGGACATATTCAAGGCGCAGCTGCGCGCGATGTTGCGGGCTTCCGTCCAAGGCAATGTGCAAGTCATGTTCCCCATGATCAGCGGCGTCGAAGAATTGCGCCGCGTCAAAATTGTGCTCGAAGCCATCCGCGAGGAACTCACCCGCGAAAACGTTCCCTTCGACGGCAGCTTAAAGGTGGGCACCATGATCGAGGTGCCCTCCGCCGTGGCCACGGCGAACCGGCTTGCCCAGGAATGCGATTTTTTCAGCATAGGCACCAATGACTTGATCCAGTATTCCTTGGCGGTAGACCGCGAGAATTCGCGCATCGCGTACCTCTATGAACCGGCGCATCCCGCGGTGTTGCGCATGGTCCGGTGGACGGCGCAGGCGGCCCGCGAAGGCGGTATTCCTTGCGGCATCTGCGGCGAGATGGCGGGCGACCCGCTCTACACGGAGCTGCTCATCGGCCTTGGCGTCACGTCGCTGAGTATGTCGTCCATCTCGATACCCATGGTGCGCGAGGTGGTCACGCACACAACGATAGGCGCGGCTCGGGAACTGGCCGAGGAGGCGCTTCGGCTTGCCACGGCCGCGGACATCAAGCGATTGTTGCGGCGCCACATCGAGAGCAGAGGCATTCTCGAAAGTTATGTGGCCCAGTTGAAGGACGCCGACGCGGGGCGGTACGCGCCGTGA